A stretch of Apis cerana isolate GH-2021 linkage group LG1, AcerK_1.0, whole genome shotgun sequence DNA encodes these proteins:
- the LOC108002081 gene encoding bromodomain adjacent to zinc finger domain protein 2B isoform X16 produces the protein MGTGMEKENSASGGGGGGGGGGGGEAAATATPGATSASEKLQADQANPLLDPTALFGAYWPRSDSAASSLFGGMPGGYGLGAHHLPSAYAILGRGGSAPGFGGHTPASAPPPPPYSHSSLGTLSVAASQAASLGINPASAAWWTMASHLAAQDYLARLQGAAGLPGFPPGAESLLPPYPASLLNPPSLSSHKSSKSKSSKSHKTPASSSSSTTPSMTSSSLPVSTQAPVTSSHHSTSASTTPNSQTNVVSSAKEGSDPSSILGGVRLPPDTEIIKYTSSIVGPKVPGTTNRGRKKTISLDTPSVSVHPPPVPALTAHQTNTTTTSLMMEPRKYNRTGSESNDYRESVDRVEVIKLPAHSTNGNVLPAPSSYTTTTNTSNSNDSDAPLNLSLKPATTSSNSPISGSQPLSQLSNLSQSLLASDRTSRRKPGPKPRRVPQNSVPVPASPSPSLAQLFAAADSPQRPSSGSEESESASTTHHKDGRPRNLGRGVSKPKKNTVASLLAQSRALGIKPTPTLDPSVPLSHQVSLLRSNILAAQLHATATGQTGQTDDKNQRSLQEKMKNKLLEVSGEESNMDVTSESGSNTDVVTDTDDDNTDGVSSAKRRKVKPSERDLQVPLERGWKRETVIKGLGKSGVIKGDVSYYSPCGKTFRSSPDLAKNWLFQFLEQQNPPELTTANFSFSSRPLVGEFLQPTMGLAEAEFVRLGAQEVARRLEELRAAGGFRDSRTNNQYEREKLAYAKKLAKEEAQRHKEQARLIKEQEKTERQEAVRREREIRNQQLLEARKKRQEEVEKIRLEEQQRKQQERELKRQQAVMLKEQMYMQELTKQREMLYTVELERERRRQHMALVRALENRRKMEEREKKRLEARAERIATKEKRAEQRKMEMELIEQIRKPVEDMELTDHRSLPELKRIPGLKLSGQAFADIVMVFEFLHNFGETLGFDMESLPSLKSLQLALLNDEEAEEELLSVMTHLLVCAIEDPGIPQPARHTTGLGQSLRQADITHANISEVLRIYLYANATGEVKALTGVCLERERDKKFADHHQNGGDYASTCSGKNAQFYEHLHNNETWRMSERLRDKPFLALNPTHKAQMLAFLCNELLQNKAVIRQIEGSLETVAQLRKERFVLDTKIRKLRQLHSRKVRMEAVGVIVNKTGDTITIEKKEGDEEGNTSSTAVGTTPTPDEIHHEDEVEDMSENESEGTQPEEEEDKNLSGEELGKKLDKLLKQSEEQLQKLNSSSKQLRAHIFGQDRYWRRYWELACAGGIFVEAMESAEPEILELQAELDEKYKDVSMEEKRETKQEDTKVENRENEAPNDVKKEKKFNSNDQEDTKSLIEKTKSEIEDINCKKEPMQNCENLTNVKEEKKNDLDNSMTDAKTNVTSEEIKQETEVVSMDVDVKEETKKENDETDEDMKPAVKMMEDKIVETIPNGDKFNHVNNLHNGKELNGTFISNNSNESNWFSILPRETCDTPGPSTKQIFGIAEPTELRIPVFPPPASPNYDRCDSPAPLILTQDEAAQLEYLKVHGLPPPGEAKPVPNDLRYGWWRITDVDTFQELLEHLHSRGVREKELKRTTWATMESFLAVTGKINVDPGNLTATELQATPDEPDTPIPKPDNPAVWSEQVALRVDAQLLEQVEALEDKVANASMQVKGWKLPPRAGTEEAEEIEKLNEMEKISAVEQARQRLLSLEAAIERRYLKPPLGVCTGDPNLAALKAEQAAAANANSNNSDQSNQTPVPQEETTPRGLNNWREATARAHTSAQLAMALYMLEASIAWDKSIMKAVSLTPARNSVCVKLRNRCVSLKATTQYNQLLTTSQASNCQFCHSGDNEDKLLLCDGCDRGYHTYCFRPKMENIPDGDWYCHECMNKATGERNCLVCGKRVGKNLVLCELCPRAYHTDCHNPVMPKMPRGKWYCSNCHSKQPKKRNSSRRSHTKGGGTRESESSDHPPASPTPSTASNTHVEDVSSSEPATPTASPRKEGNNRTLTKKQQRELAPCKVLLEQLEQQDEAWPFLLPVNTKQFPTYKKIIKTPMDLSTIKKKLQDSVYKSRDEFCADVRQMFINCEVFNEDDSPVGKAGHGMRSFFEMRWTEITGAPPPHPQTHS, from the exons CGTATTGGCCTCGGAGCGACAGTGCAGCTTCGTCGCTTTTCGGCGGTATGCCGGGCGGATATGGATTGGGGGCCCATCATTTACCATCGGCTTACGCTATCCTGGGCCGTGGAGGTTCTGCTCCCGGATTCGGGGGTCACACACCGGCTTCCGCTCCACCGCCACCCCCGTACTCCCACAGCAGCCTTGGTACTCTGAGCGTGGCTGCCAGTCAGGCTGCAAGTTTAG GCATCAATCCCGCGAGTGCAGCATGGTGGACGATGGCCTCACACTTAGCGGCACAGGACTACCTCGCGAGGTTACAAGGAGCGGCAGGATTGCCCGGATTTCCGCCTGGCGCCGAGAGCCTCCTGCCACCGTATCCTGCCTCGCTACTTAATCCCCCGTCCTTGTCGTCCCACAAGTCCAGTAAGT CTAAGTCAAGCAAGAGTCACAAGACTCCCGCGAGCAGCAGCAGCTCGACGACGCCGAGTATGACGAGCAGCAGTTTACCGGTCTCGACCCAGGCGCCGGTCACGTCCTCTCATCACAGCACGTCGGCGAGCACCACGCCGAATTCCCAAACGAACGTTGTCAG TTCTGCGAAAGAGGGCAG cgaTCCTAGCAGTATATTAGGAGGTGTACGCCTGCCACCCGATACAGAGATTATCAAATACACGTCGAGCATAGTCGGTCCAAAGGTTCCTGGCACAACGAACCGCGGTAGAAAGAAGACCATATCCTTGGACACGCCGAGCGTGAGCGTACATCCGCCCCCTGTACCCGCTCTCACCGCTCATCAAACAAACACGACCACCACGTCACTGATGATGGAACCGAGAAAGTATAATCGCACGGGG aGCGAGTCGAACGATTACAGGGAGTCGGTGGATCGCGTGGAGGTGATCAAATTGCCGGCACATTCGACGAACGGCAACGTTCTACCGGCACCATCGTCCTACACGACCACCACCAACACGAGCAACTCGAACGATTCGGACGCGCCGTTGAACCTCTCGTTGAAACCGGCGACGACCAGCAGTAATTCGCCGATTTCCGGCAGCCAGCCGCTCAGCCAGCTCAGTAATTTAAGTCAGTCGTTACTCGCCTCCGATCGAACTT CGAGAAGAAAGCCAGGACCGAAGCCTCGAAGGGTGCCGCAGAACTCCGTGCCGGTGCCGGCGTCGCCGAGCCCTTCGTTGGCGCAGCTGTTCGCCGCCGCCGATTCACCGCAACGGCCGAGCAGCGGGAGCGAGGAGAGCGAGAGCGCAAGCACGACCCACCACAAGGACGGCAGGCCAAGGAACCTGGGTCGCGGCGTTTCGAAACCGAAGAAGAACACGGTTGCCTCGTTGCTCGCTCAGAGCAGAGCCCTGGGAATCAAACCGACGCCCACGTTGGACCCCAGTGTGCCATTGTCTCATCAGGTCTCGTTACTGAGGTCCAATATTCTGGCTGCTCAATTGCACGCTACAGCGACCGGTCAGACCGGTCAGACAGATGACAAGAATCAG CGGTCTTTGCAGGAGAAGATGAAGAACAAGTTGCTCGAGGTCTCCGGCGAGGAGAGCAACATGGACGTGACGAGCGAAAGCGGCAGCAACACAGACGTTGTGACGGATACCGACGACGACAACACGGACGGCGTCTCCAGCGCGAAGAGAAGAAAGGTGAAGCCCAGCGAGAGGGATCTCCAGGTGCCGCTGGAGCGTGGCTGGAAGCGGGAGACCGTGATCAAGGGATTGGGGAAGTCGGGAGTGATAAAGGGTGACGTGTCTTATTACAGCCCTTGCGGAAAGACGTTCAGAAGCAGCCCGGATTTAGCCAAG AATTGGCTGTTTCAGTTTCTAGAGCAACAGAATCCGCCCGAGTTGACGACCGCCAACTTTTCGTTCTCCTCTCGTCCTCTGGTAGGCGAGTTTCTTCAACCGACGATGGGCCTCGCGGAGGCGGAATTCGTCAGGTTGGGGGCTCAGGAAGTGGCGAGAAGATTGGAGGAGTTGAGAGCCGCGGGTGGTTTCAGGGACTCGAGGACGAATAACCAATACGAGAGGGAGAAGTTGGCGTACGCGAAAAAATTGGCCAAGGAGGAGGCGCAGCGACATAAGGAACAGGCTAG GTTGATCAAGGAGCAGGAGAAAACGGAGAGACAGGAGGCGGTTAGACGGGAGCGGGAGATTAGGAATCAACAGTTGCTCGAG GCTCGGAAAAAACGGCAGGAAGAGGTGGAGAAGATACGACTGGAAGAACAACAACGAAAGCAACAG GAACGCGAGCTGAAGCGGCAGCAGGCAGTTATGCTGAAAGAACAG ATGTACATGCAGGAGCTCACCAAGCAGCGCGAGATGCTCTACACCGTCGAGCTG gAAAGAGAACGAAGGAGGCAGCACATGGCATTGGTTCGAGCGTTAGAAAACCGCCGAAAAatggaggaaagagagaaaaaacgatTGGAGGCGAGAGCTGAAAGAATAGCAACGAAAGAAAAACGCGCCGAACAGAGGAAGATGGAGATGGAACTGATCGAACAAATCAGAAAGCCTGTTGAGGACATGGAACTAACTG ATCATAGATCACTGCCAGAACTAAAACGAATACCTGGTCTGAAATTATCCGGCCAAGCGTTTGCAGACATTGTAATGGTGTTTGAATTTCTGCATAATTTCGGCGAGACTTTAGGCTTTG atatggaATCGCTCCCAAGTCTAAAAAGCCTTCAATTGGCGTTGCTCAATGATGAGGAAGCGGAGGAAGAGCTTCTGTCCGTGATGACACATTTGTTAGTATGTGCGATCGAGGATCCAGGAATCCCTCAACCAGCGAGACACACGACAGGCCTTGGCCAAAGCCTCCGACAAGCTGATATAACGCATGCCAACATCAGTGAGGTGTTACGAATCTACTTATACGCGAACGCGACAGGAGAAGTGAAGGCTCTGACAGGAGTATGTCTAGAACGGGAACGCGATAAGAAATTTGCCGATCATCATCAAAATGGTGGTGATTACGCTTCTACCTGTTCGGGCAAAAATGCTCAATTTTACGAGCATTTACATAACAACGAAACATGGAGGATGTCCGAAAGGCTGAGAGACAAACCATTCCTAGCTTTGAATCCGACGCACAAGGCACAAATGCTCGCGTTTCTCTGTAACGAGCTATTGCAGAACAAGGCTGTGATCAGACAGATCGAAGGAAGCTTGGAAACAGTAGCTCagttaagaaaagaaagattcgtTTTGGATACAAAGATAAGAAA ATTGAGACAATTACATAGTCGAAAAGTACGAATGGAAGCAGTGGGTGTGATAGTTAATAAAACTGGAGACACAATTACGATTGAGAAAAAAGAGGGCGATGAGGAGGGTAACACGTCGTCAACGGCAGTAGGTACGACACCCACTCCTGATGAGATTCATCATGAAGATGAAGTTGAAGACATGTCCGAAAATGAGAGTGAAGGAACTCAACCTGAGgag GAAGAAGACAAAAATCTCTCTGGTGAAGAGCTCGGTAAAAAGTtggacaaattattaaaacaatcagAAGAACAATTGCAAAAATTGAATAGCTCTTCAAAACAACTACGAGCCCATATATTTGGCCAAGATAGGTATTGGAGAAGATATTGGGAATTAGCATGCGCAGGTGGCATTTTCGTCGAGGCCATGGAAAGCGCAGAACCTGAAATCCTTGAGTTGCAGGCTGAATTAGACGAAAAGTACAAAGATGTATCGATggaggagaaaagagaaacaaaacaAGAAGACACCAAAGTCGAAAATCGGGAGAATGAAGCTCCTAATGAtgtaaagaaggaaaagaaattcaattcaaatgaTCAAGAAGATACGAAATCTTTAATAGAGAAAACAAAATCTGAAATTGAAGATATTAATTGTAAGAAAGAACCTATGCAAAACtgtgaaaatttaacgaatgttaaggaagagaaaaagaatgatttgGATAATTCAATGACTGATGCAAAGACCAATGTTACATCTGAAGAGATTAAACAAGAAACAGAAGTAGTTAGTATGGATGTGGATgtcaaagaagaaacaaaaaaagaaaatgacgaAACGGATGAAGATATGAAACCAGCAGTGAAGATGATGGAagataaaattgttgaaacaATTCCAAACGGTGATAAATTCAATCATGTGAATAACCTTCATAATGGGAAGGAATTGAATGGCACTTTTATTTCTA ataATAGTAACGAATCGAATTGGTTCTCAATTTTACCTCGGGAAACTTGTGATACTCCAGGACCAAGTACCAAACAAATATTTGGAATAGCCGAACCAACTGAACTGAGAATACCAGTATTTCCTCCACCGGCTAGTCCAAATTACGATAGATGTGATAGTCCTGCTCCTTTAATTTTGACTCAAGACGAAGCAGCGCaacttgaatatttaaaagttcatGGTTTACCACCTCCTGGAGAAGCTAAACCAGTACCAAATG ACTTAAGATATGGCTGGTGGAGAATAACGGATGTTGATACGTTTCAAGAATTGCTGGAACATCTTCATTCTCGCGGTGTTCGCGAAAAAGAACTAAAACGTACAACATGGGCAACTATGGAATCTTTCTTAGCTGTTACAGGCAAGATCAATGTAGATCCTGGCAATCTTACTGCTACAGAACTTCAAGCGACACCTGATGAACCTGATACGCCAATTCCAAAACCAGACAATCCGGCAGTTTGGAGCGAACAAGTTGCGCTACGCGTGGATGCGCAATTATTGGAACAAGTTGAGGCCCTAGAAGATAAAGTCGCAAATGCCAGCATGCAGGTCAAAGGCTGGAAACTGCCTCCACGGGCAGGAACCGAGGAGgctgaagaaattgaaaaactaaACGAAATGGAAAAGATCAGTGCAGTTGAACAAGCACGGCAAAGGTTATTGTCTCTAGAGGCCGCTATAGAAAGGAGATATTTGAAACCACCGTTAGGTGTTTG caCGGGAGATCCAAACTTGGCGGCTTTAAAGGCAGAACAAGCAGCTGCTGCAAATGcgaattcgaataattcggATCAGAGCAATCAGACTCCAGTACCTCAAGAAGAAACAACTCCAAGAGGGCTAAACAACTGGCGAGAGGCAACAGCTCGAGCACATACATCCGCTCAGCTGGCCATGGCACTTTATATGTTGGAGGCTAGCATCGCTTGGGACAAGAGCATCATGAAGGCTGTGAGTCTAACACCAGCTAGAAACTCGGTCTGCGTCAAGCTACGAAACCGCTGCGTCTCACTCAAAGCTACCACTCAATACAATCAGCTATTGACTACTTCTCAGGCCTCT AATTGTCAATTTTGTCATAGCGGAGATAACGAAGACAAATTATTACTGTGTGATGGTTGTGACCGCGGCTATCATACTTATTGTTTCCGTCCAAAAATGGAAAACATTCCTGATGGTGACTG GTATTGTCACGAATGCATGAATAAAGCAACAGGGGAGCGAAATTGTTTGGTATGTGGAAAGAGAGTTGGTAAAAACTTAGTATTATGTGAACTCTGTCCAAGGGCTTATCACACTGACTGCCACAATCCTGTTATGCCAAAA ATGCCAAGGGGAAAATGGTATTGTTCTAATTGCCACAGTAAACAACCAAAGAAGAGAAATAGTAGTCGAAGGAGTCATACCAAAGGGGGAGGCACCAGAGAAAGTGAAAGTTCTGATCATCCACCAGCTAG TCCAACGCCGTCAACGGCATCGAACACACACGTAGAGGACGTCAGTTCATCGGAACCAGCAACCCCAACTGCCTCACCACGGAAGGAGGGAAACAATAGGACGCTCACGAAGAAACAACAACGAGAGTTGGCTCCTTGTAAGGTGCTACTCGAACAGTTGGAGCAACAGGACGAGGCCTGGCCGTTCCTCTTGCCGGTGAACACCAAACAGTTTCCTACctacaagaaaattattaaaacaccCATGGATCTCAGTActattaagaagaaattgcAGGATTCCGT GTACAAGTCTCGCGATGAGTTTTGCGCCGATGTCAGACAGATGTTCATCAACTGCGAGGTATTCAACGAGGACGACAGTCCCGTGGGGAAGGCCGGACATGGGATGCGCAGTTTCTTCGAAATGCGTTGGACCGAGATTACTGGCGCACCACCTCCACACCCGCAAACGCATAGCTGA